A part of Citrifermentans bremense genomic DNA contains:
- the lexA gene encoding transcriptional repressor LexA, with product MTPKQKRVLDFILSFVERHGFQPSQQEIASGCGFGSLGTVQHYLRALEKDGHLTRQWNAKRGLQLANPPFAKGGTRVLGQSFLGKSPSSSPELRAESFTNLGVELQPFTESNGDTLQTPAAAPVIGMELPLVGIVAAGRPVQAFQLADAIEVPSAMAGPGNVVYEVRGDSMVEMGIMDGDYVAVHPQAVAETGQTVIAEVNGSITIKKYVRKGNSIQLLPANSAMSPITVTEDDEFHIRGVLVGSMRFYKKWTGKSST from the coding sequence ATGACGCCTAAACAGAAGAGGGTCCTTGATTTCATTCTTTCATTCGTGGAGCGGCACGGGTTCCAGCCTTCGCAGCAGGAGATCGCTTCGGGATGCGGCTTCGGGTCGCTGGGGACGGTGCAGCATTACTTGCGCGCTCTGGAGAAAGACGGGCACCTGACTCGCCAGTGGAATGCGAAACGGGGACTGCAACTGGCAAATCCCCCCTTCGCAAAGGGGGGAACGCGAGTTCTCGGACAGAGCTTCCTGGGCAAATCCCCCTCAAGTTCCCCGGAATTACGAGCAGAATCTTTTACAAATCTGGGAGTCGAGCTGCAGCCTTTTACTGAGAGCAATGGCGATACTCTGCAAACGCCGGCTGCAGCACCGGTCATAGGAATGGAACTGCCGCTGGTGGGGATCGTGGCGGCGGGGAGGCCGGTGCAGGCCTTCCAACTGGCGGACGCCATCGAGGTTCCTTCGGCGATGGCGGGACCGGGAAACGTGGTGTACGAGGTGCGCGGCGATTCGATGGTGGAGATGGGCATCATGGACGGCGATTACGTTGCGGTGCACCCTCAGGCCGTGGCGGAAACGGGCCAGACGGTGATCGCCGAGGTAAACGGTTCGATCACGATCAAGAAGTACGTACGTAAGGGGAACTCGATCCAGTTGCTGCCTGCTAACTCGGCGATGAGCCCCATAACTGTGACTGAAGACGACGAGTTTCATATCAGGGGCGTGCTGGTGGGCTCCATGAGGTTTTATAAGAAGTGGACCGGGAAATCCTCCACATAA
- a CDS encoding sensor histidine kinase, which yields MSDQPLYNSKIINNFVSLLKKKHPDVDVRELLGYAEITPYELSDEGHWFTQKQVDCFHDKLSQLLGGDDLAREGGRYAASEEAMGVMAKYTFGLIGPANTLVAIGKCASNFTRSAVYQSRRIAENKVEITVTPHPDVEEKPFQCENRIGFFEAIVEMFNYAIPAIEHPECIFTGGSCCRYVVSWKKTWYGRVRLIRNLQVPVVIILYVVLNHFYQVGHLAETLIALAFMQLGASYLAERLEKKEILTTLVSLQESTEQMVGQIGVNYNNARMVNEVGQALSKQSGIDEVLGNVIGAIEKRLGYDRCLIMLADKRKSCLRFRTGFGINDKQLNALERASFDLTDPGAKGAFVTSFREQRTMFVDFSQVKQLHSEQSVNLSEVLEAQSFICCAIVYEGESLGVLAVDNMKTQRPLTQSDMSLLTGLAPVIGMSLRNAMHLERERRMAEQIQQSQKMEAVGLLAGGIAHDFNNLLTGMIGYVSLAQLTLKEGEPAAKYLEQVVSAADRAADLTQRLLAFSRKQINHPEPVDLNHIVNNLKKLLSRLVTAQIELKVEPCEGVLPVVADAGQIDQVVMNLVTNARDAMPAGGTLTITTEAMELTEDWVESHGYGSIGSYAVLSVIDTGTGMDEVTRAHVLEPFFTTKEVGKGIGLGLAIVYGIVKQHEGYLEISSEPGAGTTFNVCLPLIS from the coding sequence ATGTCCGATCAACCGCTTTACAACAGCAAGATAATCAACAACTTCGTCTCATTGCTGAAGAAAAAGCATCCGGACGTGGACGTGCGCGAACTGCTGGGCTACGCGGAGATAACTCCTTACGAGCTGAGCGACGAGGGGCACTGGTTCACCCAGAAGCAGGTCGACTGTTTCCACGACAAGCTGTCCCAACTCCTGGGGGGGGATGACCTCGCCAGAGAAGGTGGTCGCTACGCCGCCTCGGAAGAAGCCATGGGTGTCATGGCCAAATACACCTTCGGCCTGATCGGGCCGGCCAACACCCTGGTCGCCATAGGCAAATGCGCCTCCAACTTCACCCGCTCCGCAGTGTATCAGTCACGCAGGATAGCCGAAAACAAGGTCGAGATCACCGTCACCCCTCACCCCGATGTCGAAGAAAAGCCTTTCCAGTGTGAAAACCGCATCGGCTTTTTCGAGGCCATCGTCGAGATGTTCAATTACGCCATCCCCGCCATAGAACACCCCGAGTGCATCTTCACGGGGGGCTCGTGCTGCCGGTACGTAGTTTCCTGGAAAAAGACCTGGTACGGCAGGGTCAGGCTGATCAGGAACCTCCAGGTGCCGGTCGTGATCATCCTCTACGTGGTGCTCAACCACTTCTACCAGGTCGGGCACCTTGCGGAGACGCTCATAGCGCTGGCCTTCATGCAACTGGGGGCTTCCTACCTTGCCGAGCGGCTGGAGAAGAAAGAGATACTGACCACCCTCGTCAGCTTGCAGGAGTCAACGGAGCAGATGGTCGGGCAGATCGGCGTCAACTACAACAACGCGCGGATGGTGAACGAGGTGGGGCAGGCCCTCAGCAAGCAAAGCGGCATCGACGAGGTCCTGGGGAACGTCATCGGCGCCATAGAGAAGCGGCTCGGGTATGACCGCTGCCTCATCATGCTGGCCGACAAGAGGAAATCGTGCCTCAGGTTCCGCACCGGATTCGGCATCAACGACAAGCAGTTGAACGCGCTGGAAAGAGCCTCCTTCGATCTCACCGACCCCGGCGCCAAAGGGGCTTTCGTAACCAGCTTCCGGGAACAAAGGACCATGTTCGTCGATTTCTCACAGGTGAAGCAGCTTCACTCCGAGCAGAGCGTCAACCTCTCCGAGGTGCTGGAAGCGCAATCCTTCATCTGCTGCGCCATCGTCTACGAGGGAGAGTCGCTGGGGGTTCTGGCGGTGGACAACATGAAGACCCAGAGGCCGCTGACTCAAAGTGACATGAGTCTTTTGACCGGTCTCGCCCCCGTCATCGGCATGAGCCTCCGCAACGCCATGCACCTAGAACGTGAAAGGAGGATGGCGGAGCAGATCCAGCAGTCGCAGAAGATGGAGGCCGTGGGATTGCTGGCGGGAGGGATTGCACACGATTTCAACAACCTGCTTACCGGGATGATCGGTTACGTCAGCCTGGCGCAGTTGACCCTTAAGGAGGGAGAGCCCGCGGCAAAGTACCTGGAGCAGGTCGTCTCTGCCGCCGACCGTGCCGCCGACCTCACCCAGAGGCTGCTGGCCTTCAGCAGGAAGCAGATCAACCACCCGGAACCGGTCGACCTGAACCACATCGTGAACAATCTGAAAAAGCTGCTGAGCAGGCTGGTCACCGCGCAGATTGAGCTTAAGGTCGAGCCGTGCGAAGGCGTGTTGCCCGTCGTAGCCGACGCAGGCCAGATCGACCAGGTGGTCATGAATCTCGTCACCAACGCGCGGGACGCCATGCCCGCCGGAGGGACGCTCACCATCACCACCGAGGCGATGGAGCTGACCGAGGATTGGGTCGAGTCGCACGGCTACGGCAGTATCGGGTCCTACGCCGTATTGTCCGTTATCGACACCGGGACCGGCATGGACGAGGTGACCAGGGCGCACGTTCTCGAACCGTTTTTTACCACGAAGGAGGTGGGGAAGGGGATCGGGTTGGGTCTCGCCATCGTGTACGGGATCGTGAAGCAGCATGAAGGGTACCTGGAAATCAGCAGCGAGCCCGGCGCAGGGACCACCTTCAACGTCTGCCTCCCGCTCATTAGCTGA
- a CDS encoding DNA polymerase III subunit alpha yields MFIHLHAHSSLSPNWGVHSPEALCSHAALLGFKTLAITDRNGLYGVPRFLDVAREAGIAPIIGTEAVTQNNRAVLLASNEEGYANISRLISDLHCQKNFDLVQAISEYRRGIIVLSDDRKLLSVLKQQSDEGLFVELSPGHAMHTALTLARDLRLPPVATSRALLRATRYGRQAPPSDAFSSVTVGSDTLTPPLDDFHLHRVLRAIHLNTKLSRLKPEMTATESDVLYPPQKMAEFFPHCPEALQNTLRIASLCKTDWDFSSIIFPAFRELGTEAAFETLLERARQGAIWRYGCITDQVQARLDKELSIIRDKGFSHYFLVVEELTKQSERTCGRGSAAASLVAYCLGITHVDPIRHNLFFERFLNEGRSDPPDIDVDFPWDERDAILDFAFARYGARRAAMVANQVGFKGRSALREVAKVYGLPDYEIKEMTERISGFWRAEQSAAAVNGHPLFKGETLSSDWQEIISTARRLNGQLRHLSLHCGGLVIVPDEIRKYVPVEISHKGLPLIQWEKDQTEDAGLVKIDILGNRSLAVIRDAMAAVKEQKGIDIDYATWRPLEDERTQSLLRRGLTIGCFYLESPSVRLLLRKIWSTTAPPETFRHDLFEVLVQASSIIRPAANSFIQEYVARLQGKPWSHLHPLLESVLGETLGIAIYQEQITQIAMELAGFSASEGDQLRKVITKKHREKRLADFRAKFMAGGAERGVSEKVLLGIWDQILSFAGYSFCKPHSASYALLSGKAAYMKANHPAQFIAAVISNQGGYYSPFAYISEGRRLGLAILPPDINESEYHYTGKEKTLRVGLMQIDGLTRDGADRLLKERREQGPFASFKEFLHRARLQRADAERLVKAGCFDALEGEEKRPALLWELLHFQQQATALLFEQKTELPHPPPYDAQLVLRQEVEALGFLVSRHPLALYKEQWQRHRPIKASELIRHSGKWVTMVGWWITTKTVEDKHGRPMEFISFEDVTSIFDATFFPDVYARFCRKLSQRRPYLLKGIVEEEFGVATLRVKWVGFLDG; encoded by the coding sequence ATGTTCATCCATCTCCATGCACATTCTTCGCTCTCGCCCAACTGGGGGGTGCACTCACCTGAGGCGCTCTGCTCTCACGCGGCTCTCCTGGGCTTCAAGACGCTGGCCATCACGGACCGCAACGGGCTCTACGGGGTGCCGCGCTTTCTGGATGTAGCACGGGAGGCCGGCATCGCCCCTATCATCGGGACGGAGGCGGTTACACAAAATAACCGGGCGGTCCTCCTTGCCAGCAACGAGGAGGGGTACGCCAACATCTCCCGCCTCATCTCTGACCTGCACTGCCAGAAGAACTTCGACCTCGTCCAGGCTATTTCCGAGTACCGGCGCGGCATCATCGTTTTGAGCGACGACCGGAAGCTCCTGTCGGTTCTCAAACAGCAGTCCGACGAGGGGCTGTTCGTCGAACTGTCTCCGGGTCACGCCATGCACACCGCCCTGACGCTGGCACGGGACCTCAGGCTGCCGCCTGTGGCGACTTCAAGAGCCCTCCTTCGCGCTACGCGCTACGGACGGCAAGCTCCTCCTTCGGATGCATTTAGCTCCGTCACTGTCGGGTCGGACACCCTCACCCCACCCCTCGACGACTTCCACCTGCATCGGGTGCTGCGGGCGATTCATTTGAACACGAAGCTCTCACGCCTCAAGCCGGAGATGACGGCGACGGAGTCGGACGTGCTATACCCGCCCCAGAAGATGGCGGAGTTCTTCCCCCATTGCCCGGAGGCTTTGCAAAACACCCTTCGCATCGCTTCGCTTTGCAAGACGGATTGGGATTTCTCCAGCATCATCTTCCCCGCTTTCCGAGAACTCGGTACGGAGGCGGCCTTCGAAACGCTCCTGGAGCGCGCACGCCAGGGGGCAATCTGGCGCTACGGCTGCATCACCGACCAAGTGCAGGCCCGCCTCGACAAGGAACTCTCCATTATCCGCGACAAGGGGTTCTCTCATTATTTTCTGGTGGTAGAGGAACTAACTAAACAGTCGGAAAGAACCTGCGGCAGGGGGAGCGCTGCGGCCTCTCTCGTCGCCTATTGCCTGGGAATAACGCATGTCGACCCCATCCGGCACAACCTATTCTTCGAGCGCTTCCTGAACGAGGGGAGAAGCGACCCGCCGGACATAGACGTCGACTTTCCCTGGGACGAGCGCGACGCCATCCTGGACTTCGCCTTCGCGCGCTACGGCGCGAGACGGGCGGCCATGGTGGCGAACCAGGTGGGCTTCAAGGGGAGATCGGCGCTGCGCGAGGTGGCGAAGGTCTACGGCCTGCCGGACTACGAGATCAAGGAGATGACTGAGCGTATCTCGGGCTTTTGGCGCGCGGAACAAAGCGCCGCTGCGGTGAACGGGCACCCGCTATTCAAGGGGGAAACGCTTTCGTCGGACTGGCAGGAGATCATCTCCACGGCCCGGCGTCTGAACGGGCAATTGCGCCACCTGTCGCTGCATTGCGGCGGGCTCGTCATCGTGCCGGACGAGATCCGCAAGTACGTCCCGGTGGAGATCTCGCACAAGGGTCTGCCGCTGATCCAGTGGGAAAAGGACCAGACCGAGGACGCGGGGCTCGTTAAGATCGACATCCTGGGCAACCGGTCGCTCGCGGTAATCCGCGACGCAATGGCTGCGGTGAAGGAACAAAAAGGAATCGACATCGATTACGCAACCTGGCGCCCGCTGGAGGATGAGAGAACGCAAAGCCTGTTACGCCGCGGCCTCACCATCGGCTGTTTCTACCTTGAATCGCCTTCGGTGCGACTGCTGCTGCGAAAGATCTGGAGCACGACGGCGCCGCCGGAGACCTTCCGGCACGACCTTTTCGAGGTGCTGGTGCAGGCCTCGTCTATCATCCGGCCCGCGGCCAACAGCTTCATCCAGGAGTACGTGGCGCGGCTCCAGGGAAAGCCCTGGTCGCACCTGCACCCGCTTTTGGAGAGCGTGCTGGGGGAGACGCTTGGAATAGCGATCTACCAGGAGCAGATCACCCAGATCGCCATGGAGCTAGCCGGCTTCTCCGCCAGCGAAGGTGATCAGCTTCGGAAGGTGATCACCAAGAAGCACCGAGAGAAGCGGCTGGCGGATTTCCGCGCCAAGTTCATGGCGGGGGGGGCGGAGCGCGGGGTCTCGGAAAAGGTGCTGCTCGGAATTTGGGACCAGATCCTCTCCTTCGCCGGCTATTCCTTCTGCAAGCCGCACTCCGCGAGCTACGCGCTTTTGAGCGGGAAGGCCGCGTACATGAAGGCGAACCACCCGGCGCAGTTCATCGCGGCGGTGATCTCGAACCAGGGGGGGTACTACTCGCCCTTCGCCTACATCTCTGAGGGGCGGAGACTGGGGCTTGCCATCCTCCCGCCGGACATCAACGAGAGCGAGTACCACTACACCGGTAAAGAGAAGACGCTCAGGGTCGGCCTGATGCAGATCGACGGCCTTACCCGGGACGGCGCGGACCGTCTCCTCAAGGAGCGCCGGGAACAGGGCCCCTTCGCCTCATTCAAGGAATTCCTGCACCGGGCGAGACTGCAGCGCGCCGATGCCGAGCGGCTGGTCAAGGCGGGGTGCTTCGACGCGCTGGAAGGTGAGGAAAAGCGCCCGGCCCTTCTTTGGGAGCTGCTTCACTTCCAGCAACAGGCGACGGCACTTCTCTTCGAGCAAAAGACGGAGCTGCCGCATCCCCCTCCCTACGATGCGCAGCTGGTGCTCAGGCAGGAGGTCGAGGCGCTCGGTTTTCTGGTGTCGCGCCACCCGCTGGCGCTCTACAAGGAGCAGTGGCAGAGGCACCGCCCCATCAAGGCGTCGGAACTGATCAGACACTCGGGGAAATGGGTGACCATGGTGGGGTGGTGGATCACCACGAAGACGGTGGAGGACAAGCACGGCAGGCCGATGGAGTTCATCTCCTTCGAGGACGTGACCTCCATATTCGACGCCACCTTCTTTCCTGACGTCTACGCGAGGTTCTGCCGGAAGCTCTCGCAACGGCGCCCCTACCTGCTCAAGGGGATTGTGGAAGAGGAGTTCGGGGTGGCGACGCTCAGGGTGAAGTGGGTTGGTTTTCTGGACGGGTGA
- a CDS encoding AraC family transcriptional regulator: MPANRSLDKIKIPTAFWEGLRRVGIAPANLIGSAQIPVSAIQDGASVSTAQFFAMWRTLVDISNDPAIGLRLAIGLECAVMPPSFLAAYYARNFRDALQRVARFKRLCAPEEIVINEREERCDIAVKWAHAEGLAAPPALIDATFASILELGRKGTAAPLVPFSVELARPESARDFYEQYYGCRVRFGAEANLLSFHPADLEKPFASYNAELLDILIPELDRRLEQQSHRATLAEQIKWVLRRRLTAGRPDIRSVATELAMSERSLQRKLTEEGLTFQGLLGETRHQLALEYLADETLTIIEVAYMLGYDDQNSFFRSFRLWENQTPSAWRAQQRHQARLQPDTQS, translated from the coding sequence ATGCCCGCTAACCGCTCCCTGGACAAAATAAAGATTCCTACAGCATTCTGGGAAGGATTGCGACGTGTGGGAATTGCGCCTGCGAACCTGATAGGCTCTGCACAGATTCCTGTGAGTGCCATTCAAGACGGTGCATCAGTCTCGACAGCGCAGTTCTTTGCCATGTGGCGAACTCTGGTGGACATCAGCAACGACCCCGCAATCGGTCTTCGCTTAGCAATCGGGTTGGAATGTGCCGTTATGCCCCCATCCTTCCTCGCGGCTTATTACGCGCGGAACTTCCGTGACGCCTTGCAGCGCGTGGCACGATTCAAACGCCTATGTGCCCCGGAAGAGATAGTCATCAATGAGCGCGAGGAGCGCTGTGATATAGCGGTGAAATGGGCGCACGCCGAGGGCTTGGCCGCACCTCCTGCACTGATAGACGCGACCTTCGCCTCCATACTTGAGCTGGGGCGAAAGGGAACGGCTGCGCCGCTCGTCCCCTTTTCGGTGGAGTTGGCACGTCCCGAAAGCGCAAGAGACTTCTACGAACAATATTACGGCTGTCGCGTCCGTTTCGGTGCGGAGGCCAACCTTCTGAGCTTCCACCCCGCCGACCTCGAAAAACCCTTTGCGAGCTACAACGCTGAACTACTCGACATCCTGATCCCCGAATTGGATCGAAGGCTAGAGCAGCAGTCGCACCGGGCCACGCTAGCCGAGCAGATCAAATGGGTTCTGCGTCGGAGACTGACCGCGGGCCGTCCCGATATCCGCTCTGTTGCGACCGAACTGGCCATGAGCGAGCGTTCATTACAGCGCAAGCTGACCGAGGAGGGGTTGACCTTTCAAGGGCTCCTCGGCGAAACCCGCCATCAGCTTGCTCTTGAATATCTGGCAGACGAAACGCTCACCATCATAGAAGTGGCTTACATGCTGGGCTACGACGATCAGAACTCCTTTTTCCGCTCATTCCGCCTCTGGGAAAACCAGACTCCTTCGGCCTGGCGTGCCCAACAACGCCACCAGGCCCGGCTTCAGCCTGACACACAGAGTTG
- a CDS encoding SDR family NAD(P)-dependent oxidoreductase: MTNSVALITGGATGIGKATAKKLASKGVSVVISGRRQELGRDAVKEIEAVATNGAQVRFIQNDITDEGAVKELIAQIVAEFGRLDMAVNNAGLYNEAATIDKSNTKNFQDMLEVNVLGVYYSMKYEIEQMRKQGSGAIVNLASIAGLNGIPQTGTYVSTKHAVVGLTKASAIDHAAEGIRINAVAPGAIRTDIIAAQIDADEQGLAMMHPIKRIGKPEEIANGIAWLLSDEASFVIGHILNIDGGYQAQ, encoded by the coding sequence ATGACAAATTCAGTTGCTCTCATTACCGGTGGTGCTACTGGCATCGGCAAAGCCACCGCCAAAAAACTCGCCAGCAAAGGTGTATCAGTTGTGATCAGCGGCCGTCGCCAGGAGTTGGGGAGGGACGCCGTCAAGGAAATCGAGGCGGTCGCCACAAACGGAGCTCAAGTGCGCTTCATCCAGAATGACATCACCGATGAAGGAGCCGTAAAGGAGCTAATTGCCCAGATCGTCGCTGAGTTCGGTCGTCTCGATATGGCAGTGAACAATGCGGGCCTGTACAACGAAGCGGCTACTATTGACAAGTCAAACACAAAGAACTTCCAGGACATGCTTGAAGTGAATGTCCTTGGGGTTTACTACAGTATGAAGTACGAAATCGAGCAGATGAGGAAGCAAGGCTCGGGCGCCATCGTAAATCTGGCTTCAATCGCTGGCTTAAACGGCATCCCACAAACGGGAACCTACGTGAGCACGAAGCACGCTGTGGTAGGCCTGACCAAAGCCTCGGCCATTGATCATGCCGCTGAGGGGATCCGCATCAATGCAGTGGCGCCTGGCGCCATCAGGACCGACATAATAGCGGCGCAAATCGACGCGGATGAGCAAGGGCTTGCAATGATGCACCCAATCAAGCGCATCGGCAAGCCGGAAGAAATCGCCAATGGTATCGCGTGGCTGCTGTCGGATGAGGCAAGTTTTGTGATTGGCCACATCCTGAATATCGATGGCGGGTATCAGGCGCAATGA
- the ftsZ gene encoding cell division protein FtsZ: MFHFDESIDQSAKIKVIGVGGSGGNAVNTMMSVGIAGVDFIVANTDAQALRLSKAQVKIQIGTELTKGLGAGANPNVGRDAALEDRDKVHEALKGADMIFIAAGMGGGTGTGAAPIIAEVAREHGALTVGVVTKPFSREGRQRLAKGEDGIKELKKHVDSLIVIPNDRLLGLAGKSMSILDAFKPSDDVLRQAVQGISDLITQSGLINVDFADVKSIMSERGMAMMGIGIGSGENRAIDAAVKAISSPLLEDIDISGAKGVLVNISGSASMTMDEFDAASKVIHEKVHEDANIIVGLVIDETLGETIKVTAIATGFGDRFDLEKGRHEMKNVATMVKPVESRLEVPTFIREKQQRETQVRQRSFLSDDEDQYDIPTFLRKSVD, encoded by the coding sequence ATGTTTCACTTCGATGAGAGCATCGATCAAAGTGCGAAGATAAAGGTAATTGGCGTAGGCGGCTCCGGCGGGAACGCAGTCAACACCATGATGAGCGTAGGTATCGCGGGGGTCGATTTCATCGTCGCCAACACCGATGCCCAGGCGCTCAGGCTGTCCAAGGCCCAGGTGAAGATCCAGATCGGCACCGAGCTTACCAAGGGACTTGGGGCGGGCGCCAACCCGAACGTCGGGCGCGATGCCGCTCTCGAGGACAGGGACAAGGTCCACGAGGCGCTCAAAGGCGCAGACATGATCTTCATCGCGGCCGGCATGGGGGGCGGCACCGGGACCGGTGCGGCACCGATCATCGCCGAGGTTGCCCGCGAGCACGGGGCGCTCACCGTGGGCGTGGTCACCAAACCGTTTTCCCGTGAAGGGCGCCAGCGTCTGGCCAAGGGCGAGGACGGTATCAAGGAGCTGAAGAAGCACGTCGACTCCCTGATCGTCATCCCCAACGACCGTCTGCTCGGCCTGGCCGGCAAGTCCATGTCCATCCTCGACGCATTCAAGCCTTCCGACGACGTGCTGCGCCAGGCGGTGCAGGGTATCTCCGACCTGATCACCCAGTCGGGCCTGATCAACGTCGACTTCGCCGATGTGAAGTCCATCATGAGCGAGCGTGGCATGGCGATGATGGGGATCGGCATCGGCTCCGGCGAGAACCGCGCCATCGACGCCGCCGTCAAGGCCATCTCCAGCCCGCTGCTCGAGGACATCGACATCTCCGGCGCCAAGGGCGTTCTGGTCAACATCTCCGGGTCCGCCTCCATGACCATGGACGAGTTCGATGCGGCCAGCAAGGTGATCCACGAGAAGGTGCACGAAGACGCCAACATCATCGTCGGTCTGGTCATCGACGAGACCCTGGGCGAGACCATCAAGGTCACCGCCATCGCCACCGGCTTCGGCGACCGTTTCGACCTGGAGAAGGGGCGCCACGAGATGAAGAACGTGGCCACCATGGTGAAGCCGGTCGAGAGCAGGCTGGAGGTCCCGACCTTCATCCGCGAGAAGCAGCAGCGCGAGACCCAGGTGCGCCAGCGCAGCTTCCTCTCCGACGACGAGGATCAGTACGACATCCCGACCTTCCTCAGGAAGTCCGTCGACTAA
- a CDS encoding DNA polymerase Y family protein produces the protein MDREILHITVPAFPIALARVVDSSLRGRPVAVAPLNSERALLQCISAEAAAEGVHPGTPIYHARKSCPALIVIAPDPHLMAKGSQALLDLSAEFTPIVEPGAGRAFLDLTASRRLFGPARDVAARLEKAIANRMGLEAMAGAGVNKLVSRVAADVMQEPGVYDVFHGAERSFLAPFPVSVLPGVGESRQTLLFRDLNLQRVEQVASLSVPQLRLAVGPFAPLLHDRSCGIDRSPVQPPRLCTEIVEEGLLDQEENDDAVLLSELLRLVEACGLRLRRLRKGARKLTLSVMYADGVSQQGKKVLPAPTSLDLQLLAAVEDLFFTTCKRRQRVKGLRLSCDQVAGEAGQMDLFAPVTAQVSQKQADLQETLDLLREKHGRDAVRWGKGLAPRREATLSSEPPPEWDPEQNKYMTLTSRS, from the coding sequence GTGGACCGGGAAATCCTCCACATAACGGTTCCCGCTTTTCCCATCGCGCTGGCCCGGGTAGTCGACTCGAGCCTGCGCGGCCGGCCGGTGGCGGTGGCTCCGCTCAACTCGGAACGGGCACTGCTCCAGTGCATCTCTGCCGAGGCTGCTGCGGAGGGGGTGCACCCGGGGACTCCTATCTATCACGCACGCAAGTCCTGCCCTGCGCTCATAGTGATAGCTCCCGACCCTCACCTGATGGCGAAGGGAAGCCAGGCGCTCCTTGATCTCTCTGCCGAATTCACGCCCATCGTCGAACCAGGGGCGGGCCGGGCGTTCCTTGATCTCACGGCCTCGCGCAGACTCTTCGGGCCGGCGCGGGACGTGGCGGCGCGGTTGGAAAAGGCCATAGCCAACCGGATGGGGCTTGAGGCGATGGCGGGGGCCGGGGTGAACAAGCTGGTCTCGCGAGTGGCTGCGGATGTCATGCAGGAGCCTGGGGTCTACGACGTTTTTCATGGGGCGGAGCGGAGCTTTCTGGCCCCCTTTCCGGTTTCGGTGCTTCCCGGGGTGGGTGAATCGCGGCAGACCCTGCTTTTCCGTGATCTGAACCTGCAGCGGGTGGAGCAGGTGGCCTCGCTGTCGGTGCCGCAACTGCGCCTGGCGGTAGGACCTTTTGCGCCTCTTCTGCATGACCGCTCCTGCGGCATCGACAGGTCTCCGGTACAGCCTCCCAGGCTTTGTACAGAGATCGTGGAGGAGGGGTTGCTGGACCAGGAGGAGAACGATGATGCGGTTCTGCTGTCGGAGTTGCTGCGTCTGGTCGAAGCGTGCGGGCTCAGATTGCGGCGGCTGCGCAAGGGGGCACGCAAGCTGACGCTTTCGGTGATGTACGCGGACGGTGTGAGCCAGCAGGGAAAGAAGGTGCTGCCGGCGCCGACCTCTCTCGACCTGCAGTTGCTGGCGGCGGTGGAGGATCTCTTCTTCACTACCTGCAAGAGACGGCAGAGGGTGAAGGGGTTGCGGCTTAGCTGCGACCAGGTGGCGGGGGAAGCGGGACAGATGGACCTGTTCGCGCCGGTTACGGCCCAGGTGTCGCAGAAGCAGGCCGATTTGCAGGAAACACTGGATCTATTGCGGGAAAAGCATGGGCGGGACGCGGTGCGCTGGGGCAAGGGGCTGGCGCCACGCCGTGAGGCGACCCTATCCAGCGAGCCGCCCCCTGAGTGGGATCCGGAGCAGAACAAATACATGACGTTGACCAGTAGAAGCTAA
- a CDS encoding DUF2513 domain-containing protein, whose translation MKIDQDYLKALLEAFQDSSGPLTDIEELATRGFPYETDEFTFHMEILLDKGFIESKSSKGGIGYILGGNGCRTWSVVPLRLTATGHEFIEALQQPGVMDQIKTNFKGAGLSVIKNVAVDLATGYAKQKVQTLLGC comes from the coding sequence GTGAAAATCGATCAGGATTATTTGAAAGCTCTTCTTGAGGCTTTTCAGGATTCGTCAGGTCCGCTTACTGATATCGAAGAGCTAGCCACCAGAGGCTTTCCATATGAAACCGATGAGTTCACCTTTCACATGGAGATACTTTTAGACAAAGGTTTTATCGAAAGTAAAAGCTCAAAAGGTGGCATTGGTTATATCCTCGGTGGAAATGGTTGTCGCACCTGGTCCGTTGTGCCGTTGCGGTTGACGGCTACGGGTCACGAATTCATCGAGGCACTTCAACAGCCGGGTGTAATGGATCAGATCAAAACAAATTTCAAAGGGGCTGGCCTGAGTGTTATCAAAAATGTTGCTGTAGATTTGGCTACGGGATATGCAAAGCAGAAGGTTCAAACGCTATTAGGCTGTTGA